From a single Cytophagales bacterium WSM2-2 genomic region:
- a CDS encoding SusC/RagA family TonB-linked outer membrane protein: MIKFYLSLSRYLTVFLVCVASAGFAQQVTVSGKVTSADDGSPIPGVNVLEKGTSNGSVTDANGEFKIGVTSNATLAFSFVGYKTQEVSVGSQSLINVALEVDVTSLNEVVVVGYGTQEKKDVTGVVAAVGTKDFNRAVIASPQDMLIGKVAGVQITTNNGAPGSGATIRIRGDGSATGSRDPLIVIDGYPVDNNGTTGVANAMATINPNDIETFTVLKDASATAIYGLRAANGVIIITTKKGKEGKPQISYNATVSASSPMKYFDVMSGDQFRKAVADQLAAGLTGLSTSAQLRLGTANTDWQKQVFQTAISHDHNLSVSGTYKNMPYRVSYGYTDQEGILKTTNFIRNSVNVNLNPSFLDGDLVLNATFKGMYTTQNFGNTGAVGSAVSFDPTQPVYNGNTNWGGYFTYTTLASTNPDGSINKEADPITIGVSNPVSLLNQTDNRSNVYRGIGSLKVDYRLKFFPAIKLTLNTGFDYSTSTGHNNAPYNAAWTFLNGMGQRTDYTGENRSRLFDLYANYTKQLNDHKFDVTAGYSYQAFERFGSNFASSAPPTQAQWDAGAYNTIPGSKYYNVANPPAVNYTDYQLAADGVTQTPRQFVPNPNYLVSFFGRVNYSYADKYLLTASFRDDASSRFAQNNRWKVFPSVALGWKIKSESFMQDSRLISDLKLRASYGITGNQDVGGTYPYLALYQLSNAQAQYQFGNSFVSTWRPQPYDPNFRWETTAQTDIGVDFGILDNKISGTIDVYQKKTTDLINFIPVPAGSNFSNYLTTNVGDMENKGIELTLRTVAVKRQDFEWNVGANFTHNENKVTKLLKTNDPTYDGIFVGGISGGVGTTIQNIQVGYPINSFLVYQQIYDAQGHPIEGLYVDKTGKGGDITASNSNKFRFFKPQPDLLIGLNTRINYKKWDFYMQGRFSFGNYVYNNNQSSKSFYTAMYNQAGFFNNLPTGISDTKFVKPQYYSSYYVENASFFKMDNISVGYNLDNVLAQKVKARVGLTVQNAFFVTKYKGLDPEVDGGIDNNIYPRPRTFLLSMNVTF, encoded by the coding sequence ATGATCAAATTTTATCTGTCTTTAAGCAGGTACTTGACGGTCTTCCTGGTGTGTGTAGCCTCCGCAGGTTTTGCACAACAGGTTACCGTTTCGGGAAAGGTGACCTCAGCCGATGATGGTTCACCGATACCTGGAGTAAACGTACTTGAGAAGGGCACGTCCAATGGGAGCGTAACCGATGCAAACGGTGAGTTCAAAATTGGAGTGACATCGAACGCTACACTAGCGTTTTCCTTCGTGGGGTACAAGACACAGGAGGTATCTGTGGGTTCCCAGTCGCTCATCAATGTGGCGCTGGAGGTTGATGTCACATCACTGAATGAAGTGGTTGTGGTTGGTTACGGTACGCAGGAGAAGAAAGACGTTACCGGTGTTGTTGCGGCTGTAGGAACAAAAGATTTCAACAGAGCTGTAATTGCTTCGCCCCAGGACATGTTGATCGGTAAAGTAGCCGGTGTACAGATCACGACTAATAATGGAGCACCCGGAAGTGGTGCCACTATCCGTATTCGTGGCGATGGTTCGGCTACCGGTAGCCGTGATCCGCTCATCGTGATCGATGGTTATCCTGTTGACAACAATGGGACCACGGGTGTTGCTAATGCAATGGCAACGATCAACCCGAATGATATTGAAACTTTTACCGTACTTAAAGACGCTTCTGCAACTGCTATCTACGGTCTTCGCGCTGCTAATGGAGTGATCATTATTACTACTAAGAAAGGTAAAGAAGGCAAGCCGCAGATAAGCTACAATGCGACTGTTTCTGCTTCTTCTCCGATGAAGTATTTTGATGTGATGTCAGGCGATCAGTTCAGAAAAGCAGTAGCTGACCAATTGGCTGCAGGCCTTACCGGATTGAGCACATCTGCTCAGCTTCGACTTGGAACAGCTAATACCGACTGGCAGAAGCAGGTATTCCAAACAGCTATTTCGCACGACCACAATTTGAGCGTGTCGGGGACTTACAAAAACATGCCTTACCGTGTGTCTTACGGATATACAGATCAGGAAGGTATTTTGAAGACTACCAATTTTATACGGAATTCAGTTAACGTGAATCTAAATCCATCTTTCCTTGATGGAGATTTGGTACTTAACGCAACGTTCAAAGGAATGTACACCACACAGAACTTCGGAAACACCGGAGCTGTAGGTTCTGCAGTTTCGTTTGATCCTACCCAGCCCGTTTATAATGGTAATACCAATTGGGGAGGTTATTTTACTTATACCACACTGGCAAGTACAAATCCTGATGGTTCAATCAACAAGGAAGCAGATCCAATTACGATTGGAGTATCTAACCCGGTTTCCCTGTTAAATCAAACCGATAACAGATCAAACGTTTACCGTGGAATTGGAAGTTTGAAAGTGGATTATCGCCTGAAATTCTTTCCAGCGATTAAACTGACACTGAACACTGGTTTCGACTATTCTACATCAACTGGCCACAACAATGCGCCTTACAATGCAGCATGGACTTTCCTTAACGGTATGGGACAACGGACAGACTATACCGGAGAAAATCGTTCACGTTTGTTTGATTTGTATGCAAACTATACCAAACAACTGAACGACCACAAGTTTGATGTTACGGCAGGATATTCTTACCAGGCATTTGAAAGATTCGGATCTAATTTTGCAAGCAGCGCTCCGCCTACACAGGCGCAGTGGGATGCAGGTGCCTACAACACCATCCCGGGATCCAAATATTACAACGTTGCCAATCCTCCAGCCGTAAACTATACTGACTATCAGCTTGCCGCTGACGGAGTGACGCAAACTCCCCGCCAGTTTGTACCTAACCCGAACTACCTGGTTTCATTCTTTGGCAGAGTCAACTATTCATATGCAGACAAGTACTTGTTGACAGCTTCTTTCCGTGATGATGCATCTTCACGTTTTGCTCAGAATAACCGCTGGAAAGTATTCCCTTCTGTTGCTTTGGGATGGAAGATCAAGAGTGAATCATTCATGCAAGACTCGAGACTCATCTCTGATTTGAAACTGAGGGCGAGCTACGGAATTACGGGTAACCAGGATGTAGGAGGAACGTACCCTTACCTTGCCTTGTATCAATTGAGCAATGCCCAGGCGCAGTACCAGTTTGGTAACTCATTTGTTAGTACCTGGAGACCTCAGCCATACGATCCGAACTTCCGCTGGGAAACAACGGCACAGACTGATATCGGAGTCGATTTCGGAATTTTGGATAACAAAATCTCAGGTACAATCGATGTGTATCAGAAGAAGACAACCGACCTGATCAACTTCATTCCGGTTCCTGCAGGAAGTAACTTCTCCAACTACCTGACGACAAACGTTGGCGACATGGAAAACAAAGGTATCGAGTTGACACTTCGTACTGTTGCAGTGAAGCGCCAGGATTTCGAATGGAACGTAGGCGCTAACTTCACTCACAACGAGAACAAAGTCACAAAACTCCTGAAGACCAACGACCCTACGTATGATGGTATTTTCGTCGGAGGTATTTCAGGTGGTGTAGGAACTACCATTCAGAATATCCAGGTTGGATATCCGATCAATTCATTCCTGGTGTATCAGCAGATTTATGATGCTCAAGGCCATCCGATTGAAGGACTTTATGTTGATAAGACCGGCAAGGGTGGCGACATCACTGCAAGCAACTCCAACAAATTCCGCTTCTTCAAACCTCAGCCCGATCTCCTCATCGGCTTAAATACCAGGATTAATTATAAGAAATGGGATTTCTACATGCAGGGTCGCTTTAGCTTTGGCAACTATGTGTATAACAATAACCAGTCTTCTAAATCTTTCTACACTGCGATGTACAACCAGGCTGGTTTCTTTAATAACCTGCCGACAGGCATTTCGGATACGAAATTTGTTAAGCCACAATACTATTCCAGTTATTACGTAGAGAATGCTTCCTTCTTCAAGATGGATAACATCAGTGTAGGATATAATCTCGACAATGTATTGGCTCAAAAAGTGAAAGCACGTGTAGGCCTGACTGTTCAGAATGCGTTCTTCGTCACGAAATACAAAGGTCTCGATCCTGAAGTGGACGGTGGCATTGATAATAATATCTACCCAAGACCTCGTACGTTTTTGTTAAGTATGAATGTTACTTTTTAA
- a CDS encoding LacI family transcriptional regulator, with protein MNFNQVTIKDIARELGISPSTVSRALKDHPDISPETKKAVNELAEKLNYQPNIVALNLRQRKTNTIGVIIPEIVHFFFSTVISGIEDIAYQAGYNVILAQSNESFQREVTDMKALFNSRVDGMLLSLSRETATFDHIESIINRGMPIVLYDRMYNSPACSKVIVDDYSGSKEAVLHLVDQGCRKIAHLTSAPNLMISKDRMRGYEDALKESKIELNPQWIVESEAGTFEEGKRAAEKLFSLSNPPDAIFASNDPLAMGAILTIKEKGLKIPKDIAVVGFSNWFFGELIEPTLTTVDQPGFEMGQEAARILIKHIEMKEKNKGEPVHEIKTLKTKLVIRNSSLKKGAK; from the coding sequence ATGAATTTCAATCAGGTTACAATCAAAGACATCGCCCGCGAACTAGGTATTTCTCCCTCTACTGTATCACGTGCACTGAAAGATCATCCAGACATAAGTCCCGAGACAAAAAAAGCGGTAAACGAGCTTGCAGAAAAACTTAATTATCAGCCCAATATCGTTGCACTCAACCTGCGCCAGAGAAAGACAAATACCATTGGCGTGATCATACCTGAGATCGTGCACTTCTTTTTCTCAACAGTGATCAGTGGAATTGAAGATATCGCATATCAGGCAGGGTACAATGTCATCCTTGCGCAATCCAATGAATCCTTTCAACGGGAAGTAACAGACATGAAAGCACTCTTCAACAGCCGCGTTGATGGTATGCTTCTGTCACTGTCACGTGAGACCGCGACCTTCGATCATATCGAGTCAATCATCAACCGGGGGATGCCGATTGTACTTTATGACAGAATGTACAACAGCCCTGCCTGTAGCAAGGTTATCGTAGACGATTACTCCGGTTCAAAAGAAGCTGTATTACACCTGGTTGATCAGGGGTGCCGGAAAATTGCACACCTGACGTCTGCACCCAACCTCATGATTAGCAAGGACCGGATGAGAGGCTATGAAGACGCTCTCAAGGAAAGTAAAATTGAACTCAACCCTCAATGGATTGTTGAAAGCGAAGCCGGCACATTCGAAGAAGGAAAGCGTGCAGCAGAAAAACTTTTCTCCTTATCCAATCCACCGGACGCAATTTTTGCGAGCAATGACCCTCTGGCCATGGGCGCAATCCTCACGATAAAAGAAAAAGGATTGAAAATTCCGAAAGACATTGCCGTTGTTGGTTTCAGCAATTGGTTCTTTGGTGAGTTGATAGAGCCAACACTAACGACTGTTGATCAGCCTGGCTTTGAAATGGGGCAGGAAGCCGCTCGAATTCTGATCAAGCATATTGAGATGAAAGAAAAAAATAAAGGAGAACCTGTGCACGAAATCAAAACATTGAAGACTAAGCTTGTAATCCGCAATTCATCCCTGAAAAAAGGTGCGAAATGA
- a CDS encoding outer membrane protein, producing the protein MTMKSLKSIFITAVVVLLMASCVGDLDPKSLGSNSVTSTTVYNTPDDYLQGLAKLYASFAVSGQQGPAGNSDISGLDEGFGVYLRELWNTQELTTDEAVIAWNDQTVKNFHWQNWTANDVFIAAMYSRAMFTVSICNEFIRASAKSSDAQVKQYNAEARFVRAVAYWHALDLFGNPPFVTEADLPGAYYPKQTTSADLFNYLTSELTAIESQLMDPSGVPGGADYGHATKGALYMLQAKLYLNAPTYLGAGNTKYDECITALNKLFTLNKYTLASNYLLNFAANNNTSPELIFTINYDGAHTQSYGGMDYIIHAAIGGSMAPSSFGLTGAWGGTRVTSALVSKFANGDNRSKFYTSGQNLAINDIGTFTDGYAVTKFSNRTIPDGPSASGVPDFVDTDFPMFRLADANLMYAEAVLRGGNGGSAATALTKVNDVRTRAFGSASGNIVASGLTLDFILDERARELYWEGHRRTDLIRFGQFTNGTYHWPWKGNVAAGAATESFRNLFPIPAAEKSANPTLQQNTGY; encoded by the coding sequence ATGACTATGAAATCACTAAAATCAATTTTCATAACAGCAGTTGTTGTGTTGCTAATGGCCTCTTGCGTTGGTGACCTTGACCCCAAGTCGCTTGGCTCAAACTCAGTGACTTCAACAACAGTATATAATACCCCGGATGACTACCTCCAGGGTCTGGCAAAATTATATGCCAGTTTCGCGGTGAGCGGGCAACAGGGACCTGCCGGAAATTCGGATATCTCCGGTTTGGACGAAGGTTTCGGTGTATACCTTCGCGAGCTTTGGAATACACAGGAATTGACAACTGATGAGGCTGTTATTGCCTGGAATGACCAGACAGTAAAAAATTTCCACTGGCAAAACTGGACTGCCAATGACGTATTCATTGCGGCAATGTATTCACGTGCGATGTTCACCGTTTCTATATGTAATGAGTTTATTCGCGCTTCTGCGAAATCGTCAGATGCTCAGGTTAAGCAATACAATGCTGAAGCTCGTTTTGTTCGTGCCGTGGCTTACTGGCATGCGTTGGATCTCTTCGGCAACCCTCCGTTCGTGACTGAGGCAGACCTGCCGGGAGCGTATTATCCCAAGCAAACCACTTCGGCAGATCTCTTCAACTATCTGACAAGTGAGTTAACTGCCATTGAAAGCCAACTGATGGATCCATCAGGGGTGCCTGGTGGTGCGGACTATGGACACGCAACCAAAGGCGCTTTGTATATGCTACAGGCAAAATTGTATCTCAATGCACCCACTTATCTTGGTGCGGGCAATACGAAATACGATGAGTGTATTACTGCTCTCAACAAGCTCTTTACTTTGAACAAATACACTTTAGCATCCAACTACTTGTTGAATTTTGCAGCTAACAATAACACAAGCCCTGAGCTGATTTTTACAATCAACTATGATGGAGCTCATACACAATCGTATGGTGGAATGGACTACATTATTCATGCAGCTATTGGCGGGTCAATGGCACCCTCAAGTTTTGGATTGACAGGAGCGTGGGGTGGCACAAGAGTTACTTCAGCTTTGGTTAGCAAATTTGCCAATGGTGATAACAGGTCTAAATTCTACACTTCAGGTCAAAATTTAGCGATCAATGACATCGGTACTTTCACTGACGGATATGCCGTAACGAAGTTTTCGAATCGTACTATTCCGGATGGCCCCTCGGCAAGTGGAGTTCCCGATTTCGTAGACACTGATTTCCCGATGTTCCGTTTGGCAGATGCTAACCTGATGTATGCAGAGGCAGTTTTAAGAGGAGGCAATGGTGGCAGCGCTGCAACTGCGCTGACCAAAGTAAACGATGTGCGTACTCGTGCTTTTGGCAGCGCTTCAGGAAATATCGTGGCGAGTGGGCTTACACTTGACTTCATCCTCGATGAAAGAGCGCGTGAATTGTACTGGGAAGGACACAGGAGAACTGATCTGATCCGTTTCGGACAATTTACCAATGGCACATACCATTGGCCATGGAAAGGGAACGTAGCCGCAGGAGCAGCTACTGAGTCATTCAGGAATTTATTCCCGATCCCTGCTGCTGAAAAGAGCGCTAATCCGACTTTACAACAGAACACAGGTTATTGA
- a CDS encoding alpha-glucosidase, with the protein MSMQFNSTVSLQLGDLQSFKSEGPALCAETTNGKFRVTLYTPNVFRVAATRNNGFEDFSYAAISKPGTEKIAARDSGDQLIMSSQVCKLVINKKNSRFSFQTPDGKVINEDDTFGVSWIGDQVTCYKKLQEGERFIGLGEKTGNLDRRGAAYQNWNTDSYAYHSGTDPLYSSIPFYIGVHNGLCYGIFFDNTHKTFFNFGASNQRFSSFAADAGEMNYYFIYGNTISEIIQQYTQLTGRMEMPPLWGMGYQQCRYSYYPDKEVLNIARTFREKEIPADAIVLDIHYMDGYKIFTWDKKRFTHPKGIIDSLKQSGFHVVVMCDPGIKIESGYEPYDDGVAKNVFLKYPDGENYSGQVWPGWCHFPDFTNPKTRQWWAEKFKCYIETGVDGFWNDMNEIATWGHALPENIEFDFEGNKATTRRGRNVFGLQMARSTYEGTKALLNGKRPFNLTRSGYAGIQRYAAMWTGDNVSSDEHMMLGIRLVNSLGLTGVAYAGYDTGGFVGEASSKLFARWISIASLSPFFRVHSMINTRDSEPWSYGEEVEQISRNYIRLRYQLLPYIYSVFHEASQNGKPVQRSLAIDYTHNKQVYDGQYQHQYLFGPNILVAPVESYKEIIKVFLPEGEWVYLHSGKVYPGNQEIMIESPVHKLPIFIKSGSIVPMQKPVMNTAEKTNELILHIYTGKQSSEFNFYTDDGETFSYQQGAFSKRRIEYLAKENKVVLHKAEGSYQPPLEKLRLVFHNLSAADVVVNGERRKPEHINHSFFLPLEKFDPIIDPDTMGEELVLTTTTNYSSDKLEISW; encoded by the coding sequence ATGTCTATGCAATTCAATTCTACTGTTAGTCTGCAGCTGGGCGACCTCCAGTCGTTCAAATCAGAGGGGCCAGCCTTGTGCGCAGAAACAACTAATGGCAAATTCAGAGTCACTCTATACACGCCCAACGTCTTCAGAGTAGCGGCCACACGAAATAATGGCTTTGAGGATTTCTCTTACGCAGCGATTTCAAAACCGGGAACCGAAAAAATAGCAGCCCGTGATTCTGGAGACCAACTAATCATGTCCAGTCAGGTCTGCAAGCTGGTGATCAATAAAAAGAACTCCCGATTTTCTTTTCAAACCCCTGATGGAAAAGTAATCAATGAAGATGATACGTTTGGCGTATCCTGGATTGGAGATCAGGTGACGTGTTATAAGAAGCTACAAGAAGGAGAACGTTTCATCGGCCTTGGCGAAAAGACGGGTAATCTCGACAGGCGCGGAGCGGCTTACCAGAACTGGAACACCGACTCCTACGCTTACCATTCGGGCACTGATCCTCTTTACTCGTCCATCCCATTTTATATCGGTGTTCATAACGGTCTTTGCTACGGAATTTTCTTCGACAATACCCACAAGACGTTTTTCAACTTCGGAGCCTCGAATCAACGTTTTTCAAGTTTTGCAGCTGATGCAGGAGAAATGAACTACTATTTCATTTATGGAAATACGATCTCCGAAATCATTCAGCAATACACACAGCTTACCGGACGGATGGAAATGCCTCCGCTTTGGGGAATGGGCTATCAGCAATGCCGGTACAGCTATTATCCCGATAAGGAAGTCCTGAATATCGCCAGGACGTTCCGTGAAAAGGAAATTCCAGCTGATGCCATTGTACTCGACATCCACTATATGGACGGGTACAAGATTTTCACGTGGGACAAAAAAAGATTTACACATCCGAAGGGGATCATTGACTCACTGAAGCAGTCCGGATTTCACGTGGTCGTTATGTGCGATCCCGGAATCAAGATTGAGAGTGGCTACGAGCCATACGATGACGGTGTGGCGAAAAATGTCTTCCTGAAATATCCCGATGGTGAAAATTATTCAGGTCAGGTTTGGCCCGGCTGGTGTCACTTTCCGGATTTCACCAACCCGAAAACAAGACAATGGTGGGCGGAGAAATTCAAATGCTATATCGAAACAGGTGTTGACGGTTTCTGGAACGACATGAACGAGATCGCCACATGGGGCCATGCTCTGCCCGAGAATATTGAATTTGATTTCGAAGGAAATAAGGCAACTACCCGCCGGGGTAGAAATGTTTTTGGCTTGCAAATGGCTCGTAGTACTTATGAAGGCACAAAAGCATTGCTCAACGGAAAACGTCCATTTAACCTGACACGCTCAGGCTATGCCGGTATTCAACGCTATGCTGCAATGTGGACCGGTGACAACGTATCAAGTGATGAACACATGATGCTCGGCATCCGCCTGGTGAACAGTTTAGGGTTGACTGGTGTAGCCTACGCAGGTTACGATACAGGTGGATTTGTCGGTGAGGCAAGCTCAAAACTTTTTGCGCGCTGGATATCTATTGCTTCCCTCTCCCCTTTCTTCCGTGTGCACTCCATGATCAACACGCGCGACAGCGAGCCCTGGAGCTACGGTGAGGAAGTGGAGCAGATCAGCAGGAACTACATTCGCCTTCGCTACCAACTGCTGCCTTACATTTATTCTGTCTTTCATGAGGCGTCACAAAATGGCAAGCCAGTGCAGCGTTCGCTGGCAATCGACTACACCCACAACAAGCAGGTTTATGATGGCCAGTATCAGCATCAATATCTTTTTGGCCCGAATATCCTTGTAGCTCCCGTGGAGAGTTACAAAGAGATCATAAAAGTATTTTTGCCCGAGGGCGAATGGGTCTATTTGCATTCTGGGAAAGTCTATCCGGGCAACCAGGAAATTATGATTGAATCCCCGGTGCACAAACTCCCGATTTTCATCAAATCCGGTTCTATTGTGCCGATGCAAAAACCGGTGATGAACACAGCCGAGAAAACGAACGAGTTAATCCTTCACATCTATACCGGGAAGCAGTCGAGTGAATTTAATTTCTACACTGATGATGGTGAGACATTCAGTTACCAGCAGGGTGCTTTTTCAAAAAGACGAATCGAATACCTGGCCAAAGAAAACAAAGTAGTTCTGCATAAAGCGGAAGGCTCCTATCAACCACCGCTCGAAAAACTGAGGCTGGTATTCCACAACCTTTCTGCTGCTGACGTTGTCGTGAATGGTGAGCGCAGAAAGCCAGAGCATATCAATCATTCTTTTTTCCTTCCACTGGAAAAATTTGATCCGATCATCGATCCCGACACGATGGGCGAAGAGTTAGTGTTGACAACAACTACCAACTATTCCTCTGATAAACTCGAGATATCCTGGTAA
- the malT gene encoding MFS transporter, protein MVHSPSKPKLSFWQIWNMSFGFFGIQFGFALQNANTSRIFETLGANTNNLALYWLAAPVTGLLIQPIVGFYSDRTWSDRWGRRRPYFAIGAVLASLALCIMPNATILWMAIGTLWIMDASINISMEPFRAFVGDMLPPSQRTSGFAMQSFFIGSGAIIASFLPYIFTNWIGISNEAQPGVIPDSVKYSFFIGALMLFATVMWTVFSTKEYPPEEGAQASLRNREKRKIDNEDYWRKKFLNIGITLTGAGLLLSIGIYVGQAEKELFVLGVGLIVFGIVHLLAWLYVHQGRSYLGMVSMVKDFLSMPKTMVQLAVVQFFSWFALFAMWIYTTSAVTSFIYHTTDKTSIEYNDGADWVGVLFGMYNGVAALAAIFLPLLAKYTSRRITHLIALMCGGAGLVSFYFISDPKMLLLSMTGIGIAWASILSIPYAMLSGSLPAEKMGYYMGIFNFFIVIPQIICGTILGFLLKSVFHEQSIWILVTGGFSMMIAGLLCLMIRSSDEVVVG, encoded by the coding sequence ATGGTTCACTCGCCTTCCAAACCGAAACTCAGTTTTTGGCAGATCTGGAACATGAGCTTTGGTTTCTTTGGAATCCAATTCGGATTTGCTCTTCAAAATGCAAACACCAGTCGGATCTTTGAAACACTTGGCGCCAACACTAACAACCTGGCGCTTTATTGGCTGGCTGCACCCGTCACGGGACTTCTCATCCAGCCGATTGTCGGATTTTACAGCGACCGCACCTGGAGTGACCGGTGGGGAAGACGCAGACCTTATTTTGCGATAGGCGCTGTCCTTGCTTCCCTCGCGCTTTGCATCATGCCCAATGCTACGATCCTCTGGATGGCTATCGGTACGCTTTGGATCATGGACGCCTCGATCAATATTAGCATGGAGCCTTTTCGCGCGTTTGTGGGAGATATGCTCCCTCCTTCCCAACGTACGAGCGGTTTTGCCATGCAAAGTTTCTTTATCGGAAGTGGCGCGATCATCGCTTCATTCCTCCCTTATATCTTTACAAACTGGATTGGGATTTCCAATGAAGCACAACCGGGAGTAATCCCCGACTCGGTAAAGTATTCTTTCTTCATCGGAGCGCTCATGCTATTCGCCACCGTAATGTGGACGGTCTTCAGTACGAAGGAATACCCGCCCGAAGAAGGTGCTCAAGCCAGCTTGCGTAACCGTGAAAAAAGAAAAATTGACAACGAAGACTATTGGAGAAAGAAGTTTCTGAACATCGGGATAACCTTGACTGGCGCAGGATTATTGCTATCGATAGGAATCTACGTTGGTCAGGCTGAAAAAGAACTCTTTGTTTTAGGTGTCGGTCTCATAGTTTTCGGAATAGTTCATCTGTTGGCGTGGCTATATGTCCATCAGGGAAGGTCATACCTGGGAATGGTGAGTATGGTCAAAGATTTTCTCAGCATGCCCAAGACTATGGTCCAGTTGGCAGTAGTACAATTTTTCTCCTGGTTCGCTCTTTTCGCAATGTGGATTTATACAACCTCCGCTGTTACCAGTTTCATTTATCACACCACGGATAAAACATCGATTGAATACAACGATGGCGCTGACTGGGTAGGTGTGCTCTTTGGTATGTACAATGGCGTGGCTGCTCTTGCTGCAATCTTTTTGCCGCTGTTGGCAAAATATACAAGCCGCAGGATTACCCACCTGATTGCGCTCATGTGTGGAGGAGCAGGACTTGTTTCTTTTTACTTCATTTCAGATCCCAAAATGCTTCTGCTTTCGATGACAGGGATCGGGATCGCCTGGGCAAGTATTTTATCTATTCCGTATGCGATGCTTTCGGGATCATTACCAGCTGAGAAGATGGGCTACTATATGGGTATCTTCAATTTCTTCATTGTTATTCCCCAAATTATCTGCGGAACAATTCTCGGTTTTTTACTTAAAAGTGTTTTTCACGAGCAGTCCATTTGGATTCTGGTCACCGGAGGGTTCTCCATGATGATCGCTGGATTGCTTTGCCTAATGATCCGCTCATCTGATGAAGTAGTCGTTGGATAA